The genome window CCTAACGGGAAACTGGAAGCAGGTGCAGATCCACGGGGAGACGATGCCGCTTCAGGATTCTAAGATAACTCAAAACATGTATTTTTAATCCTGCTTTTACTTGAAGCTAAGTACTAACACGGATTGCTTTAATCAGTAACTATGATTTATGCATATTTTGGTTATTCTAATTAAATTGGAAGTTCATTTAATTCTTCTTTAATCAACCTATGAAATATTTTATAAAGAGTACGTTACCGGTGCTCCTTTTTATCACCTTCCTGTTCTCCTGCTCGGTAAACGAACAAACTGTTTCGAACACCGAGGTAAAGAAATGGGAAGAGCAGGCGGCGCGTGTTACCATTATCCGCGATGATTTTGGCGTGCCGCACGTGTACGGAAAATCTGATGCCGACGCTGTTTTCGGATTATTGTACGCCCAGTGCGAAGATGATTTTAACCGCGTAGAGCGCAATTACCTGTGGGCAATTGGTCGGCTGGCAGAGGTAGAAGGGGAGGAAATGCTGTACAGCGACCTGCGTGCAAAACTGTACATGAGCAAAGAGGAAGCTATCCAGAACTATGAAAAGAGCCCGGAATGGTTGAAGAAACTTTGCCAGGCTTATGCCGATGGTATTAACTATTACCTGCACACGCACCCCGAAGTAAAACCGAAGCTGCTGACGCGCTTCGAGCCCTGGATGCCGATGTACTTTACCGAAGGCTCTATTGGTGGCGATATCGAAAGTATATCCACTGAGAGGATAAAAGCATTTTATGAAAGTCAGAAGTCATTAGGCTACAACAGCTACGGAACCGGCCTGGTGCACCCGGCTATACTTGACGAGCCAAAGGGCTCTAACGGATTCTCTATCTCCGGAAAACACACGGCTTCGGGCAATGCCATGCTGCTCATAAATCCCCATACTTCCTTTTTCTTCCGTGGAGAAGTACATGCAGTAAGCGAAGAAGGATTAAATGCTTATGGCGCCGTTACCTGGGGGCAGTTCTTCGTGTACCAGGGCTTTAACGAAAAGCTTGGCTGGATGCATACTTCCGCTTACTCTGATGTGATCGATGAGTTCGAAGAAACTATAGTGAAGAAAGATGGGAAGCTGTTTTACAAGTATGACGATGAGCTTCGCCCGGTTACCACTTCTGAAGTAACCCTTTCTTACAAGACCGGAAACGAAGTAAAGCAGAAAACTTTTACAACCTACCGCACGCATCACGGACCGATCACGCACCAGAACGGCAACAAATGGGTAGCCACTGCCCTGATGTGGAAGCCAGTAGAAGCCCTGACGCAGTCTTACATCCGCACCAAACAGACCAACCTGCAGGAGTTTAACGAGATGATGAAAATGCGCACCAACTCCTCTAACGCCACTGTTTACGCTGATGCTGATGGTAACATTGCCTACTACCACGGCAACTTCTTCCCGCGTCGCGACACTTCTTTTGACTACTCAAAACCCGTAGATGGCAGTAACCCTAAAACCGACTGGAACGGTCTGCATACGTTGGAAGAAACTATACGCGTGATCAACCCGCCAAACGGCTGGATACAAAACTGTAATTCCACTCCGTTTACCAGTGCCGGAGAGTATAGCCCTAAGAAAGAAGATTACCCGGTTTACATGGCGCCGGCACCAGAGAATTTCCGTGGTGTGCACGCTATTCGCCTGCTCAAAAAAGCAGACAACCTGACGCTAGACAAACTGATTGAACTGGCCTACGACCCATACCTGCCGGGCTTTGAAGTGCTGATACCGGGACTTGTGAAAGCGTATGATAAGCAGAAGCCAAACGACCCGAAGCTGAAGGAAGCAATTGAGGTAATGCGAAAGTGGGATTATGCAGTGTCAAAAGAATCGGTGGCGATGTCGCTGGCTCATTTTTATGCGACCAATTTAACCAAAAATGGCAGTGCGCCTAAAAACATGGGCCTGATGGAGCGTTTCGATTACTACACAAACAAAGCACCAGAGCAGGAAAGTCTGGAAATTTTCAGCCAAACGATAGCGCAACTGGAAAAGGACTTTGGCAAGTGGAACACACCGTGGGGCGAGATAAACCGTTACCAGCGCCTTAACGGTGACATCAAGCAGGTGTTTGATGATAGCAAGCCAAGCCTGCCGATAGGTATGGCATCCGGAAACTGGGGTGCGTTGGCCTCTTATGGTTCTAACTCTTACAACACCAAGCGCCTTTACGGTACATCGGGCAACAGCTTTGTGGCCGTTGTAGAATTCGGCGATAAAGTAAAGGCAAAAAGCATGCTGGCTGGCGGTCAGAGCGGCGACCCGAACTCACCGCACTTCGACGACCAGGCTCAACGTTATGCCGACGTGAAGTTTAAAGATGTGGCTTTTTACCGCGAAGATGTTGAAAAGCGTGCAAAAGCAACGTACCACCCAGGCGAGGAAGTGAAAAAGTAAAGCATAGCCTGCTCTAAAAACAAAAGCCGCTCTGATACCCCTCAGGGCGGCTTTTGTTTTTAGATAGATGAGAATGTTAACTGACTTTTACCAGATAACTGACTAACACACATATTTATACTTGGAATAACCTTAGATAATTAGCTGCCGTTGAAAATTAATACTTTAGATTCTTTTATTGCCCATCAAATAACCTGTTCCTAATATCATGAAAAAGCATGTTATACTTTTATGCTTGCTTTTTTTTCTGGTGCTTTTCAGAAGCACAGGAACTGAAAACTGAAAATGTTATTTTGATCACTTTTGAAGTATCAATCAGGAGATTGATAGCTATTGAAACCTTACAAGTATAAAACAGCTACAAACAGCTTTCCAGGTCAAAAATAACCTACTGATCATCTGCACTATTTACTCTGATCTTTAGGCATATAAAAAGAACCTTCTAGTAATAGACTGAGAGTTTTGATATGACATACTTTTACTAGGATTTTATATAGATAAAAATAAACTTTTCTTGTTTATTTACTTATAAGGAAGAAGTAATCAACTTGTTGATTTGCTGGGTTTTGCCCGTCTAATATTTCTGATTTGATAAAAAGGTAATCATTTAATTCTTCCTGCATGAAAACCTACGACGAAAAACACATCAAAAACGTGGTGCTGATTGGCTCTGCGAAAAGCGGCAAGACTACCCTTGCCGAAACAATGCTCTATGAGGCAGGCATCATCCATCGGCGTGGCGCAGTAGAGGAGAACAGCACCATATCAGATTACCATGAGGTAGAGCACGAGCGCGGAAGCTCCGTTTATGCCACCTCGTTGCACACTGAGTGGCGCGATTACAAAATCAATATTATAGACACCCCGGGTCTGGACGATTTTATAGGCGAAGTTATTACTTCTATCAGGGTTTGTGATACTGCTGTACTTCTGCTAAATGCACAACAAGGCGTGGAGGTGGGTACCGAACTTCTCTGGAATTATGTAGACAAGTATAACAAGCCAACTATACTTGCCATTAATCAACTTGACTCAGATAAAGCACACTTTAACCAGACACTGGAAGCAGCTAAATCGTTTTTCGGGCATGCTGTTACCGTTATGCAATATCCGTTGCGTACGGGTTCAGGCCTTGACAGTATCATTGACCTGCTTAAAATGGTAATGTATAAGTTTCCTGCGGATGGTGGCAAACCAGAGAAACTGCCTATACCCGACAGCGAGACAGAACGAGCCAATTTGCTGCACAACGAATTAGTTGAAAAAGCGGCAGAGAATGACGAAAACCTGATGGAGCAGTATTTTGAAAAAGGCACGCTGGATGAAGATGAGATGCGTCAGGGGCTGAAAATAGGCATGATGAAACATCAGGTGTTTCCGGTCTTCTGCTTATCAGCAAAAAAAGATATGGGCTCTGGTCGCCTGATGGGCTTTATAGATAATGTAGCGCCTTCAGCTATCGAAGCGCCTCCGGAAGTAACTGAGGACGGGCAGGAGGTGCCTTGCGATCCTGCGGCTCCTACACGGCTCTTCTTTTTTAAGACACTGGTAGAGCCACGGCTGGGACGGTTGTCATTCTTTAAAGTAATGGCTGGTGAAGTGGCAGTAGGCATGGAGTTATTCAATGAAAAAACGAATACTATGGAGCGGATAGGCCAGTTATTTATTGCCGACGGAAAGAACCGTAATCCTGTTGAAAAATTGAAGGCTGGGGATATAGGGTGTACCTTAAAACTTAAAAATACGCTCACCAACCATACATTAAACAGCAAGGGTGCTACGGGTAGTATCCGGCCTGTTGTGTTCCCTGAGCCTAAAATGCGGGTGGCTGTTGCTGTAACCAACAAGCAGGACGAGGAAAAGCTCGGCGAGATATTAAATGAGGTTCATGTAGAAGATCCTACTATAGAAGTTACTTATGACAAAGAACTAAGACAACTTATACTTGCTACACAAGGTGAACTGCATTTAGCTATTACCAGATGGCGGCTTGAGAACCTGTATAAAATGTCAGTCGAGTTCCAGAAAGTAAAAATACCATATCGCGAAACTATACAGCGGGCTGCCACTTCTACTTATCGTCATAAAAAGCAGTCCGGTGGAGCAGGTCAGTTCGGGGAGGTATCGATGAAGGTGGAAGCTTATTACGAAGGAATGCCGCCACTGAAAGAATACCCTGTACGAGAAACTGAAACTATTGAATTACCCTGGGGCGGTAAACTAGTATTCAATAACTGCATTGTAGGAGGGGTTATAGATGCCCGTTTTCTGCCGTCTATACTTAAAGGCGTGATGGAAAAGATGGAACAGGGCCCCCTGACCGGATCTTATGTGCGAGATGTGCGGGTTAGTGTGTATGATGGTAAAATGCATCCTGTGGACAGTAACGATATCTCTTTTAAAATTGCGGGAATGATGGCTTTCAGGGATGCATTTATGCATGCGGAGCCACAACTGCTGGAGCCGGTATTTGAAGTGGAGGTGCTGGTGCCTGCTATTCTGATGGGAGATGTGATGACTGAGTTACAGATCAAAAGAGGGATGATCTTAAATATGGAGACAGAAAACGATAATCAGGTGATAAAGGCGCGTGTGCCACAGGCTGAACTGGATAAACTACAGGCTTCGCTGCGTAACCTGAGCCAGGGCAGAGCCATTATACGCAGCCATTTTGCAGACTATGCTCCGGTTTCTTCTGATTTGCAGAAACGTGTTAGCGAAGAATACAGCAAATCAGAGTTAGCTGCGGTGCATTAGGTAAGGTGTGTTCTTATTAATCTATCCTGTAAGGGTAATTAAGTAAACAAAGCCTGCTGTAATAGCAGGCTTTGTTTTATGTTTCCAGTAATCAGAAGTATGGAGTTACAGAACTTTTAACAAGGAATTTAAAGTAATTCATTACCCAACCTGTAAAGTATAAAATTCAAATTCCCACATCGTTTAGGTTATCTGCCCACTAACAAAACCTGTTACAAATCGTGTGCAGCTGTCTATAATTACCAGGTGTTGCTACAACTCAAACCTCTGTAGCGACAGGTAGTATAAGGTATATTGCTGACAAGCAGCACCCTAAACCACAGCAGGAAGTATGGCAACACAACATAAATCTCCGAAAAAGAAGACAAATAGTCTGGGCTTACCCATACCCCAGGGCATATTGCTGGCTATAGGCGGAAAAGAAAGCAAGAGTGAAGAAAAGCGTCCTGAGTCACAGGAGGAAAACTCCAGCTTTATCAGCGAGCAGATACTAAAGCGCTTTGTAGAAGAACTCAAAGGAAGTAATCCGCTGGTGGTGGTGGTGCCGGCCGCCTCCAGCGATCCTGTACCGGCAGCACAGGACTATGTAAAGTTATTCCAAAGCCTGGGAGTCAGTAACGTGAAAGTAGTGGATATAGAAACCCGCCAGGATGCCAAAGACCCGGAGAACATAAAACTGGTCGATAAAGCTGCCGGCATTATGTTTACCGGCGGAGACCAGCTACGGCTTACTTCTATACTGGGCGGAAGCCCTTTCCTGGAGCGCATCAAACAACGCTACACCAAAGAACGGATAGTGGTAGCCGGTACCAGTGCGGGAGCTTCGGCCATGTCTACCAACATGATCTACAAAGGAGAAGCACAAGGAGGCATGTTGAAAGACGAGGTAAGCTCCACCGCCGGGCTGGAACTGCTCAAGAACGTAGCCATTGATACCCACTTCATCGACCGGGGCCGCATCATCCGTATGGCGCAGGTGGTGGCGCAGAACCCGGCCTGCATCGGCAT of Pontibacter deserti contains these proteins:
- a CDS encoding acylase yields the protein MKYFIKSTLPVLLFITFLFSCSVNEQTVSNTEVKKWEEQAARVTIIRDDFGVPHVYGKSDADAVFGLLYAQCEDDFNRVERNYLWAIGRLAEVEGEEMLYSDLRAKLYMSKEEAIQNYEKSPEWLKKLCQAYADGINYYLHTHPEVKPKLLTRFEPWMPMYFTEGSIGGDIESISTERIKAFYESQKSLGYNSYGTGLVHPAILDEPKGSNGFSISGKHTASGNAMLLINPHTSFFFRGEVHAVSEEGLNAYGAVTWGQFFVYQGFNEKLGWMHTSAYSDVIDEFEETIVKKDGKLFYKYDDELRPVTTSEVTLSYKTGNEVKQKTFTTYRTHHGPITHQNGNKWVATALMWKPVEALTQSYIRTKQTNLQEFNEMMKMRTNSSNATVYADADGNIAYYHGNFFPRRDTSFDYSKPVDGSNPKTDWNGLHTLEETIRVINPPNGWIQNCNSTPFTSAGEYSPKKEDYPVYMAPAPENFRGVHAIRLLKKADNLTLDKLIELAYDPYLPGFEVLIPGLVKAYDKQKPNDPKLKEAIEVMRKWDYAVSKESVAMSLAHFYATNLTKNGSAPKNMGLMERFDYYTNKAPEQESLEIFSQTIAQLEKDFGKWNTPWGEINRYQRLNGDIKQVFDDSKPSLPIGMASGNWGALASYGSNSYNTKRLYGTSGNSFVAVVEFGDKVKAKSMLAGGQSGDPNSPHFDDQAQRYADVKFKDVAFYREDVEKRAKATYHPGEEVKK
- a CDS encoding elongation factor G, which produces MKTYDEKHIKNVVLIGSAKSGKTTLAETMLYEAGIIHRRGAVEENSTISDYHEVEHERGSSVYATSLHTEWRDYKINIIDTPGLDDFIGEVITSIRVCDTAVLLLNAQQGVEVGTELLWNYVDKYNKPTILAINQLDSDKAHFNQTLEAAKSFFGHAVTVMQYPLRTGSGLDSIIDLLKMVMYKFPADGGKPEKLPIPDSETERANLLHNELVEKAAENDENLMEQYFEKGTLDEDEMRQGLKIGMMKHQVFPVFCLSAKKDMGSGRLMGFIDNVAPSAIEAPPEVTEDGQEVPCDPAAPTRLFFFKTLVEPRLGRLSFFKVMAGEVAVGMELFNEKTNTMERIGQLFIADGKNRNPVEKLKAGDIGCTLKLKNTLTNHTLNSKGATGSIRPVVFPEPKMRVAVAVTNKQDEEKLGEILNEVHVEDPTIEVTYDKELRQLILATQGELHLAITRWRLENLYKMSVEFQKVKIPYRETIQRAATSTYRHKKQSGGAGQFGEVSMKVEAYYEGMPPLKEYPVRETETIELPWGGKLVFNNCIVGGVIDARFLPSILKGVMEKMEQGPLTGSYVRDVRVSVYDGKMHPVDSNDISFKIAGMMAFRDAFMHAEPQLLEPVFEVEVLVPAILMGDVMTELQIKRGMILNMETENDNQVIKARVPQAELDKLQASLRNLSQGRAIIRSHFADYAPVSSDLQKRVSEEYSKSELAAVH
- a CDS encoding cyanophycinase, coding for MATQHKSPKKKTNSLGLPIPQGILLAIGGKESKSEEKRPESQEENSSFISEQILKRFVEELKGSNPLVVVVPAASSDPVPAAQDYVKLFQSLGVSNVKVVDIETRQDAKDPENIKLVDKAAGIMFTGGDQLRLTSILGGSPFLERIKQRYTKERIVVAGTSAGASAMSTNMIYKGEAQGGMLKDEVSSTAGLELLKNVAIDTHFIDRGRIIRMAQVVAQNPACIGIGLEEDTAILVKNGREIEVVGSGLVTILDGMDISKTDIYDIKPGDPFSIFDLKMHLLGNGKTYTIPAFNEDKSDGKDL